From the genome of Methylocystis echinoides:
GGCCGCTTCGACGCCGCCTGTTTCAGCGCCGCGGGCGATGCGCCGCGCGCGACGATCGTGTTCTACCGTTCGCTCTATCTCGCGGACGATGTCGCGCCCATCGAGGCGCTGGCCGAGGCTTTAGGCGCCCGCGGCTTTGCCGTCGACGCGCTTTATGTGGCGAGCCTCAAGGAAAGCGAAAGCGAGGCTTTCGTCGCGCAATCGCTCGATCGTTTTGCGCCCGACGTTATTGTCAACGCCACCGCCTTCTCCGCGCGGCGTGACGGCGGTTGCGTGCTCGATCGCGCCGACGCGCCGGTCTTGCAGGTCGCTTTGGCGACCTCGACGCGCGCCGCCTGGGCGGCCTCCGCGCGTGGCGCCAATGGCGCCGATCTCGCGATGAACGTCGTCTTGCCGGAAGTCGACGGCCGCATCTTCACGCGCGCCATCTCCTTCAAGGAGACCGCCGCGCGCGGCGCCGCCGAGCTCGCCGAACCGCGCCACGCGCCGGAGCTTTCGCGCATCGCTTTCGTCGCCGATCTCACGGCGAATTTGGCGCGCCTGCGCCGCAAGCCGAACGGCGAGAAAAGCATCGCGCTGATCCTTTCGGATTACCCCGCGCGCCGTGGACGAGGCGGCTATGCGATCGGATTGGACGCCGAGGCGAGCGTTGCGGAGATTGTCGAGGCGCTGAAGGAAGCGGGTTACTCGGTCGGCCCTCCCCTCCACCAAGCAAACGAGGCCGCTCACCTTTCTCCCGCTCGACTCATTCGCGCGCTGGAGGAAGGCGCGGAAAGCGTCGACTTTGCGCTCGTCGATTACACGCGCCTGCTCACGGCCCTCCCCGATAATTTTGTTGCCGGCGTCAATGAAACATGGGGCGCGCCGCAAGACGATCCGGCTATTGAAGACGGCGCCTTTCGCTTCTCCTGCCTTACAGCCGGCAATCTCGTCGTCGCCCTGCAGCCGGACCGCGGCGCGCGCGCGGAGCGATACGAAACCTATCATGACATGCAGCGCCCGCCGCGCCATGCCTATGTCGCCTTCTATCTCTGGCTGCGTCATGTTCGTCGGATGGACGCGCTCATTCATCTCGGCGCGCATGGCACGCTGGAGTGGCTGCCCGGCAAATCGGTGATGTTGTCGCCGGACTGCGCGCCCGAGGTCGTCTTGGGGCCGACGCCGCTCATCTACCCCTTTATCGTCAACGACCCGGGCGAAGCCGCGCAAGCGAAGCGACGGACGAGCGCCGTCGTCATCGGCCATCTGACGCCGCCGCTCGTGCAAGCCGAAGTCTACGACAAGGCGCAACGAATAGAGACGCTGCTCGACGAATATGCGGCGGCTGCGTCGCTCGATCCGCGGCGCGCCAGGCTGATCGCGGAGGCCATCGTCGACGAAGCCGAGCGCAGCGGACTCGCGCAAGAATGCGGCGCGACGCGCGAGACCGACCTTGCGGAGACGCTGGCGCGTCTCGACGCCTGGATGTGCGACCTCAAGGAGCTGCGCATCGGCGACGGGCTGCATGTCTTCGGGCGCGCCCACGCCGACCCGGCGCGCAACGCCTGCGCCGCATCGGAGCGCCGTGCGCTGATCGCCGCGCTCGCGGGCCGTTTCGTGGAGCCCGGACCCGCCGGCGCGCCCTCGCGCGGCCGCGCCGACGTGATGCCCACGGGCCGCAATCTCTATTGCATCGACCCCCGCCATGCGCCGACGCAGACGGCCTATGACATCGGCCGCCGCGCCGCTCGGGAAATCATGACGAACCATGCGCAGACTCATGGCGAGTTCCCGCGCGCGATCATGCTCGATCTCTGGGGCAGCGCCGCCATTCGCACGGGTGGCGAGGATTTCGCGCAGGCGCTGGCGCTGATGGGCGTCGCGCCGCGCTGGGACGACGCCAGCGCGCGCGTCATCGGTTTCGAAATCCTGCCGCAGGCCAAGCTCGACTTTCCGCGCGTCGACGTGACCCTGCATGTCTCCGGCCTGTTCCGCGACATGTTTCCCGGGCTCATCGCGCTCTTCGACGACGCCGTGCGCGCCGTCGCCGCGCTGGACGAAGACGCAGACTTCAATCCGTTGAAAGAAGCATCCGACCTTGCCCGCATTTTCGGCGCGGCGCAGGGAAGCTACGGGCTCGGCGTGAGCGACAAGGTCGTGCGCGGCGAATGGGGCTCGCGCGACGATCTCGCGCAGGCCTTTCTTTCCGCTGGCGGCCACGCGCTCGACCGCAACGGCGAAAGCGCGCCGGCGCGCGACGCCTTCAGCGCGCAGGTGGCGCGCGCCGACGCGCATGTGCATGTGCAGGATATGGCCGAAGTCGACGTGCTGACCGGCCCCGCCTTCGTCGACTATGAAGGCGGCTTCGCCGCGGCGAACAAAATGCTCGGCGGCGACGCCGCTCTGGTGCATCTCGACGCGACGCGACCCGACGCCTTGCGCGCAAGGCCGCTCAAGGACGAGGTCGCGCGCGTGCTGCGCATGCGGCTTGCGAACCCACGCTGGCTCGACGGCCAGATGCGTCACGGCCATCGCGGCGGCGCTGAGATCGCCGAGGCGATTGACAATCTTTACGCCTTCGCGGCGACGAGCGGGCTTGTCAGCGACGCGCAATTCGAGCTCGCATTCTCAGCCACGCTCGGCGACGAAAACGTGCGCGATTTTCTTGGCCGAGAGAACCCGCGCGCGCTGGAGGCGATCGCGCGCGTATTCAGCGACGCGCTGGCGCGTCAACTTTGGCGCACGCGCCGCAACAGCGTGCAGGATGTGCTGGCCGATATCGGAGGCGCCGATGTCGGGCGCGCCTGAAATCAAGGGCCGGCGCCCCGGCGCCCCAGAAGTGAAAGGCTGGTGTCCGGGCGCGTACGCCCCGATGCAGAGCAACGACGGCTTGCTGATGCGCGCCAAAATCGTCGGCTCGCGCATCGCCGCGGCCCAAATCGAGGCCCTGGCCGAGATCGCATCCGCTTGCGGCAATGGCCTCATCGATTTGTCGCAACGCGCGCAATTGCAGCTGCGCGGCGTGAGCGAAGCCACGCTCGGCGATGCGCTGCAGCGTCTCGACGCCGCCGGCCTGCTCGCGCCCGACGCTGACGCTGAACGCGTGACAAATATTGTCGCCGCTCCGCTCGCCGGCCTCGGCGTGGGCGCCTTCGACGCCAATGCGCTCGCGGCCGAACTGGCGCAAGGGCTGCAAGCGGATGCGTCGCTGCGCGCGCTCCCGCCGAAATTCCTCTTTGCCATCGACGACGGCGGTCCCCCGCCGCTGGACGACGTGGAAGCGGACATCCGCATCGAGGCGGCGCAAGGAGACAGAGTCGCCGTCAGCCTGGCCGGCGGCGACGATCGCGCCGCCGTTCTCGATCCGGCCGAAGCCGTTCCCGCCGCGCTCAGCCTCGCCCGGGCTTTTGTAGGGCTGCGCGATGGCGCGTTCGAGCTGCGCCGCATGCGCCGCCTCGTCGCCCGCCTCGGCGTGGACGCTGTGATGAATAAGGCGGAGATAATAGCCGAAGCTTACGTGCGACCCAGGCAAGCGGCGCCGGCCGCCTTTCTCGGCGCCGTCGGAACCAGCGTCTGCTATGCGGGCGTCGCCGCGCCGTTCGGCCGCTGGACGGCTGCGGAGCTTTTGCGCCTCGCGGCGCTGGCGCGAGAACACGGTTCTTCGGAGCTCCGCCTCACGCCCTGGCGCGCCTTTCTTATTCCAACGGAGACGCGCGAAGCGGCGCAGCGCATCGTCGCCGAGGCCGCCGCGCGGGGCCTCATCGTCTCGTCGGATGACCCGCGGCTCGCCGTCGTCGCCTGCCCCGGCGCGCCGGAATGTCCGCAGGCGCAGGGCGAGACGCGCGCGCATCTTGCGCGCCTTGCGCCACTCGCGCAAAAGCTTGCAGGGACGGATGGCGTCGGGCTCCATCTTTCCGGCTGCGCCAAAGGCTGCGCACGGCCGAAAAGCGCGCCCGTCACGCTCATCGCCAGCAACGGCCTTTTCGACCTTGTCGAAAACGGCGGCGCCGGCGACGCTGCGCATCTGAAGGGGCTGACGATCGACGCCCTGGAAAGCGCGCTCGCCGCGCGCACAAAGGAAAAGCTATGTCCGACGCCCTGACCTACATCCGCGACGGCGCGGCGATCTACGAGCGCTCCTTCGCAATCATTCGCAGCGAGGCCAATCTCGCGCGCTTTACGCAAGAGCAGGAAAAAGTCGCCGTGCGCATGATCCACGCCTGCGGCATGGTTGAGCTCGCCGACGACATCGAATTTTCGCCGACCTTCGTTGCAGACGCCAAAGCCGCCCTTCGCCGTGGCGCGCCCATTCTTTGCGACGCCAATATGGTTGCCCATGGCGTCACGCGCGCGCGATTGCCGGCGCAAAATCCGGTTGTCTGCACGCTGGCCGAGCCCGATGTCGCAACGATCGCCGCCGAGCTCGGCAATACGCGCAGCGCCGCCGCCATGGAGCTGTGGCGCAATCGACTCGACGGCGCCGTCGTTGCGATCGGCAATGCGCCGACGGCGCTGTTTCGCCTGCTCGAGATGCTCGACGAAGGCGCCGGGCTTCCCGCGGCGGTGATCGGCATGCCGGTCGGCTTCGTCGGCGCCGCGGAATCGAAAGAGGCGCTCGCCGCCGACGGGCGCGTCCCTTACGCGATCGTCAAGGGCCGCAAAGGCGGCAGCGCCATGGCTGCGGCGGCCATCAACGCGCTGGCGAGCGAGAAGGAATGAACGCTCTGCCCGCAAGATCGCAGGAGCGCGCCGTGACGCTCGGCGCGCTGATCGGCGTCGGGCTTGGTCCCGGCGACCCCGAACTCGTGACCGTCAAGGCGGCGCGCCTCATCGGCGAAGCCAAGATCATCGCCTATTTCGCCAAGCGCGGCCGCGCGAGCCACGCGCGCGGCATTGCAGAGCGCTACTTTCCGAAGGTCCGCGAAGAACTGCCGCTTCTCTATCCCGTCACGACTGAAATCCCGTTCGACGATCCGGCCTATGTCGCCGCGCTCGCGGGGTTTTACGAGGAAAGCGCCGCGCGCATCTGCGCCCATCTCGAACAGGGACAGGACGTCACGCTGCTGTGCGAAGGCGATCCGCTGTTCTACGGCTCCTTCATGCATATGTTCACGCGGCTCGAGCCGCGCTTCCGCGTCGATATCTGCGCCGGCGTTTCCGGCATGTCGGGCTGCTTCGCGGCGGCGCGACAGCCCATGACATGGGGAGACGACATTCTTACCGTTCTGCCCGCGACGCTCGACGAAGACACGCTCGCCGCGCGTCTCGCCGGAACCGACGCCGCCGTGGTGATGAAACTCGGCGGCAATTTCGCAAAACTCCGCCGCGCCATGCAGCGCGCCGGCGTGTTGTCGCGGGCGATCTATGTCGAGCGTGGCGCGATGGCCGGCGAGAAAATCATGCCGATGAGCGAGAAGCTGGATGACGCGGCGCCCTATTTCTCCATGGCGCTTGTGCCGGGACAGGGCCGTCGTCCGTGAGCGGCCGTCTTTACATCGTTGGGCTCGGGCCGGCGGATGAACGCTGGCTGACCCTCGAAGCGCGCGAAGCGCTCGTCGAGGCGCAGGACATTATCGGCTACGAACCTTATGTCGCGCGCGTGCCCCTGCGTGAAGGCCAGACCCGGCTCGCAAGCGACAATCGCGTCGAGCTCGACCGCGCGCGCGAGGCGCTGACGCGCGCGCAGGGCGGACGCATCGTCGCCGTCGTGTCGGGCGGAGACCCCGGCGTCTTCGCCATGGCGGCGGCGGTTTTCGAAGCGGTCGATCACGGCCCGCAGGAATGGCGCGATCTCGACATCCGCGTGCTCCCCGGCGTCTCCGCCATGCAGGCCGCGGCAGCGCGGCTCGGCGCGCCGCTCGGGCACGACTTCTGCGCGATATCGCTTTCGGATAATCTCAAACCCTGGGATGTGATCGAGAAGCGGTTGGAACATGCGGCGCGCGGCGATTTCGTCATCGCTTTATACAATCCGGCTTCCCGCGCCCGCCCGACGCGCATCGCCGACGCTTTTGCGCTGCTTCGGCGCTTTCTTCCCGGCGAGACTTTCGTTGGCCTCGCCAAATCCGTGGGCCGGGAAAAGGAAGAAATCATCCTGACGCAACTCGACGGCGTCGACCCTGCGCAGGTCGACATGGCGACGCTCGTCGTCATCGGCGCAAGCGGCACGCGTCGCATTGCGCGCCGCGGCGCCCGCGATTGGGTCTATAGTTCGCGGAAGGCGCTCTAGAATGGAGAAATGGCTCTCCATCATCGGCATCGGCGAAGCAGGGATCGAGTCGCTGCCGCCTGCCGCGCGCGCGCTCATCGCCAATGCGAGGCTGATCATCGGCGGCGCAAGACATCTTGCGCTCATAGGCGACGCGGCGGCGGAAAAGCTGAGCTGGCCCTCTCCGCTCACGGACGCCCTGCCGCGCCTTCTGGCCGAGCGCGGCAGCCCGACGGTCGTGCTCGCCTCGGGCGATCCCTTCTTCTACGGCGTCGGCGATCTCATCAGCCGGCATGTGTCGCGCGAGGAAATCTTCGTCATCCCTTCGCCGTCCGCTTTTTCGCTCGCCGCCGCGCGGCTCGGTTGGAGTCAGCAGGATTGCGCTTTGCTGTCCCTGCATGGGCGCGCTTTCGAGCGTCTCACGCCGCATTTGCAGCCGCACGCGCGCCTCCTTGCGCTCTCATGGGACGAGACGACGCCGGCGCGTATCGCCCAACGCCTCACCGCAAACGGCATGGGCGCGTCGCGGCTGATCGTGCTCGAACGCCTCGGCGGCCCGAAAGAACGCATCCACGAGACGCGCGCTGACGCGTTTTGTCTTGACGACGTCGCCGCGCTCAACACAGTCGCGATCGAGATCGTTGCTGATCCAAGCGCGCGCATGATCCCACGCGCGCCCGGTCTGCCCGACGACTGGTTCGAAAATGATGGCCAGCTCACCAAGCGTGAAATTCGCGCCGTTACGCTCTCGGCGCTCGCGCCGCGCAAGGGTGAAACCTTATGGGACGTCGGCGCGGGCTCGGGCTCGATCTCGATCGAGTGGATGCTGAGCGATCCCAGCAATCGCGCCGTCGCCATCGAGCGTGATGCGCTGCGCGCGGCGCGCATTGCGCGAAACGCCCTCGCGCTCGGAACTCCCGATCTTGAAATCGTCACGGGCGCAGCGCCTCAGGCGTTGCTTGATCTGCAAGCCCCTGACGCCATTTTCATCGGCGGCGGCGCGAATGCCGAAACGCTGGAGGCGGCCTGGCGCGCGCTGCCCGCTCACGGCCGCATCGTCGTCAACGCGGTCACGCTCGAAACGCAGACGCTGCTGACGCAAGCCTTCGAAGAAAAAGGCGGCGACCTCACACATCTGCAAATCTCGCGCGCCCGCCCGGTCGGGCGCTTTCACGCGCTCGATCCCGCCATGGCGGTGCTGCAATGGCGCGGAGTGAAAGCGTGAGCGCACGTTACGCCGCCGGCATTGGCGCCCGCCGAGGCGTGGCGGCGGAAGCCGTCGTGGATCTCGTGCGCGAGGTCGCTTCCCGCCATGGCGCGCCGCTCTCGTCGCTGACGCTGTTCACGCTCGAAAGCAAGGCCGACGAAGCCGGGCTGCGCCAAGCGGCGGAGACGCTCGGCGTCAAACTTCTTTTCCTGCCGCTTGAAGCGCTCAAGGCGCGAAAGGGCGCGGCCCCGACTCACTCGCCGCGCGTGCAGGCCATGTTCGGCGTGGGCAGCGTCGCCGAAGCCGCCGCGCTCGTGGGCGCGGGACCCGGAAGCCGATTGCTCGCGCCCCGCGTTGCGACGCCTTACGTGGCCTGCGCGCTGGCGATCGGCGCAGAGGAATCAGAATGACCGTACATTTCATCGGCGCCGGCCCCGGCGCGCCCGATCTGCTGACGCTGCGCGGCCGCGATCTCATTGCGCGCTGCCCCGTGTGTCTATACGCCGGCTCTCTCGTACCGGCAGGGGTCCTCGCGCATTGTCCGCCAAACGCGCGCATCGTCGACACGGCGCCGCTATCGCTCGACGACATCCTGACCGAAATGCAGGCCGCCGATGAGAAGGGCCTCGACGTCGCCCGCCTGCATTCGGGGGATCTCTCCATCTGGAGCGCGGTCGGCGAACAGACCCGCCGCCTGCGCGCCCTCGGCATTCCCTACACGATGACGCCGGGTGTCCCCGCCTTCGCCGCCGCCGCCGCCGCGCTGCAACGCGAGCTCACCCTGCCCGAGGTCGCGCAGTCGCTCGTCCTGACGCGCACCTCGGGGCGCGCCTCCGCCATGCCTGAGCGGGAAACGCTCCCGATCTTCGCCCAGTCGGGCGCGACGCTCGCGATCCATCTCTCCATCCATGTGCTGGCGCGCGTCGTCGAAGAGCTGACGCCCTTCTACGGCCCCGAATGCCCCGTGGCCCTCGTCTATCGCGCCTCCTGGCCGGATGAGACGATCGTGCGCGGCACGCTCGCGGACATCGAGACGCTCGCCGCCCGAGCGCCGATGGCGCGTACGGCGCTGATCCTTGTCGGCCCCTCTCTCGGCGCGGAAGATTTCCGCGAAAGCGCGCTCTATGATGCGAACTACGATCGGCGCTTCCGGCCGCGAGGAGAGCGGTGACGGCGCCCGGCCTGCTCGTCGCAGCGGCGCGGTCGAGCTCCGGCAAGACGACGCTGGCGCTCGGGCTCATGCGGGCGTTGGCGCGGCGCGGCCTGCGCGTCAGCGCCGTCAAATGCGGCCCCGACTATATCGACCCCGCCTTCCACGCCGCGGCGACTGGGCGCGACAGCCTCAACCTCGATTCCTGGGCCATGGCCCCCGGCGCGATCGCCGCATTGGCCGAGCTTGCCAGCGCCGACGCCGACATCATCATCGCCGAAGGCGCGATGGGGCTGTTCGACGGGGCGCCGGGCGGCGCGGCGGGAGTCGGCGCGAGCGCCGATATCGCCGCCCTGCTGGGCTGGCCCGTTCTGCTCGCGCAGGACGTTTCCGGACAGGCGCAGACGGCGGCGGCCGTCATTCGCGGCCTCGCGTCCCACGATCCGCGGCTGACGATTGCGGGCGTCGTCGCCAATCGCGTTGGCAGCGAGCGCCATCTTCGGCTCGTCGCCGACGCGGTCGCGGCGTTGGGCTTGCCGTTTTTCGGCGCGCTGCCCCGGGACGAAACGGTCCGTCTCCCCGAGCGGCATCTCGGCCTTGTACAGGCCAATGAGACCGAGGGCCTCGACGGACGGCTGAATGCGCTTGCGGATTTCGTCGAGAGGCGTCTCGACATCGAGGGAATCGCGCAAGCTGCCCGCGCCGGCCGCGTCTCGCCCGCGCCCGCTTTTGCGATAAAGCCCCCGGCGCAACGAATCGCCGTCGCCCGCGACGACGCCTTTTCCTTTTTCTACCCCCATCACGCGCGGGGCTGGCGCGCGGCTGGCGCTGAACTTCTTCCCTTCTCGCCGCTGGCCGACGAAGCGCCGCCCCCGGATTGCGATCTCTGCTGGCTGCCCGGCGGATATCCGGAACTTCACGCGGGGCGGCTGGCGCAATCCCGCAACTTCCTCTCGGGCCTACGTCATTTCGCCAAGACGCGGCCGATACATGGGGAATGCGGGGGGTTCATGGTTCTCGGCCGCTCCCTGATCGACGCCAAGGGCGCGGCCCATGAGATGGCGGGCCTCCTGGATCTCGAGACCAGTTTCGCCACGCGCAAGCTGCATCTCGGTTACCGGCAGGCCGAACTCGCCGCCGACCACTTCCTGGGAAAAAAGGGCGCGAGCTTCCGGGGCCACGAATTTCACTACGCCACAGTCGTGAGACAATCGGGCGAGCCCTTCGTTCTGGCCAGGGACGCGTACGGCGAAACGGACAAAACCGAGGGCCTGCGGACCGGCGCCGTTTCGGGCTCCTTCTTCCACCTCATTGCGTAAGACAAAAAAAAGGGGCCGCCGGAAGACCAGCGGCCCAAGTCAAGGGAGGAAACGCCCAAGGAGGGCTACGGAGCGAGACCAATCTCGCTGCGTAACCATATTCATAATGCTGCATCGCACAAGTGTCAAGAAAAAATTGCTGCAATGCAATCGCACGCCTGAAGGCCCTGCTTCTGGCTCGCGCTTGGCTTCAGATTTATTGGGGATTAGGACGTCTTGGATGCGGGGGCAGGATTTGAACCTGCGACCTTCAGGTTATGAGCCTGACGAGCTACCGGGCTGCTCCACCCCGCGCCGAGACGCTAAAAAGCGCCGCTTTTGGGCGGCGCTATGTGTGTGATCGGAAGAGGAAGGTTGATGTGTTTGGCAGGCCTGGCGACGACCTACTCTCCCAGGTCTTGAGACATAGTACCATTGGCGCTGAAGCGTTTGACGGCCGAGTTCGGGATGGGATCGGGTCTGATCGCTTCGCCGAAGGCCACCAGGCCGGCGAAACACATCGAAGCAAATGGTCGTTCTATTTTGGATGGGCGTTGATAAATGAGAGCGATCAAGCCAATCGAGCTATTAGTACCGGTAAGCTACGCGCGTCGCCGCGCTTCCACACCCGGCCTATCAACGTGGTCGTCTTCCACGGCTCTCGAGGGAGAACTCGTTTTGAGGTGGGTTTCCCGCTTAGATGCATTCAGCGGTTATCCCGTCCATACATAGCTACCCTGCACTGCGGCTGGCGCCACAACAGGTCCACCAGAGGTATGTTCATCCCGGTCCTCTCGTACTAGGGACAAATCCTCTCAATTCTCCTACACCCACGGCAGATAGGGACCGAACTGTCTCACGACGTTCTGAACCCAGCTCACGTACCACTTTAATCGGCGAACAGCCGAACCCTTGGGACCTTCTCCAGCCCCAGGATGTGATGAGCCGACATCGAGGTGCCAAACAACCCCGTCGATATGGACTCTTGGGGGTTATCAGCCTGTTATCCCCGGCGTACCTTTTATCCGTTGAGCGATGGCCCTTCCACGAGGGACCACCGGATCACTATGACCGACTTTCGTCTCTGCTCGACTTGTCTGTCTCGCAGTCAGGCAGGCTTATGCCATTGCACTCGACGAGCGATTTCCGACCGCTCTGAGCCCACCATCGCGCGCCTCCGTTACTCTTTGGGAGGCGACCGCCCCAGTCAAACTGCCTACCATGCATTGTCCCGGCCCCGGATGACGGAGCGCGGTTAGACATCCATGACGATAAGGGTGGTATTTCAAGGGTGGCTCCACACGAGCTGGCGCCCATGCTTCAAAGCCTACCACCTATCCTACACATGCCGACACGAATGCCAATGCAAAGTTACAGTAAAGGTGCACGGGGTCTTTCCGTCTGACCGCAGGAACCCCGCATCTTCACGGGGAATTCAATTTCACTGAGCTGACGTTGGAGACAGCGGGGAAGTCATTACGCCATTCGTGCAGGTCGGAACTTACCCGACAAGGAATTTCGCTACCTTAGGACCGTTATATTTACGGCCGCCGTTTACCGGGGCTTCAATTCAAGGCTTGCACCTCTCCTCTTAACCTTCCGGCACCGGGCAGGCGTCAGACCCTATACGTCATCTTGCGATTTCGCAGAGCCCTGTGTTTTTGTTAAACAGTTGCCACCCCCTGGTCTGTGCCCCTCCGATCTGGTTGCCCAAACCGAAGGCCTCCTTATCCCGAAGTTACGGAGGTAAATTGCCGAGTTCCTTCAACGTCATTCTCTCAAGCGCCTTGGTATGCTCTACCAGTCCACCTGTGTCGGTTTCGGGTACGGTCTGATGTGGAGGCTATTTCCTGGCGCCGCTAGGCCGCCCGAACAATCCAGTAAGTTCGAACGACTTCCGCAACGCGTCACCATCCACTGGCTCACGAATATTAACGTGATTCCCATCGACTACGCCTTTCGGCCTCGCCTTAGGGACCGGCTAACCCTGCGAAGATTAACTTTACGCAGGAACCCTTGGACTTTCGGCGACACTGTCTTTCACAGTGTTTCTCGTTACTCATGTCAGCATTCGCACTTCCGATACCTCCAGAGCGCCTCACGGCTACTCCTTCAACGGCTTACGGAACGCTCCGCTACCGCTCATCCTTGCGGATGAACCCAAAGCTTCGGCTCGTGGCTTGAGCCCCGTTACATCTTCGGCGCGAGAACCCTTATTTAGACCAGTGAGCTGTTACGCTTTCTTTAAAGGATGGCTGCTTCTAAGCCAACCTCCTGGTTGTTTTGGGATTCTTACATCCTTTCCCACTTAGCCACGAATTGGGGGCCTTAGCTGTTGGTCTGGGTTGTTTCCCTCTCCACGATGGACGTTAGCACCCACCGTGTGTCTCCCGCATAGTTCTTCCAGGTATTCGGAGTTTGGTTGGGTTTGGTAAGTCTGTGGGACCCCCTAGCCCATCCAGTGCTCTACCCCC
Proteins encoded in this window:
- a CDS encoding precorrin-8X methylmutase codes for the protein MSDALTYIRDGAAIYERSFAIIRSEANLARFTQEQEKVAVRMIHACGMVELADDIEFSPTFVADAKAALRRGAPILCDANMVAHGVTRARLPAQNPVVCTLAEPDVATIAAELGNTRSAAAMELWRNRLDGAVVAIGNAPTALFRLLEMLDEGAGLPAAVIGMPVGFVGAAESKEALAADGRVPYAIVKGRKGGSAMAAAAINALASEKE
- a CDS encoding precorrin-2 C(20)-methyltransferase, which gives rise to MNALPARSQERAVTLGALIGVGLGPGDPELVTVKAARLIGEAKIIAYFAKRGRASHARGIAERYFPKVREELPLLYPVTTEIPFDDPAYVAALAGFYEESAARICAHLEQGQDVTLLCEGDPLFYGSFMHMFTRLEPRFRVDICAGVSGMSGCFAAARQPMTWGDDILTVLPATLDEDTLAARLAGTDAAVVMKLGGNFAKLRRAMQRAGVLSRAIYVERGAMAGEKIMPMSEKLDDAAPYFSMALVPGQGRRP
- the cobM gene encoding precorrin-4 C(11)-methyltransferase gives rise to the protein MTVHFIGAGPGAPDLLTLRGRDLIARCPVCLYAGSLVPAGVLAHCPPNARIVDTAPLSLDDILTEMQAADEKGLDVARLHSGDLSIWSAVGEQTRRLRALGIPYTMTPGVPAFAAAAAALQRELTLPEVAQSLVLTRTSGRASAMPERETLPIFAQSGATLAIHLSIHVLARVVEELTPFYGPECPVALVYRASWPDETIVRGTLADIETLAARAPMARTALILVGPSLGAEDFRESALYDANYDRRFRPRGER
- a CDS encoding cobalamin biosynthesis protein, which translates into the protein MSARYAAGIGARRGVAAEAVVDLVREVASRHGAPLSSLTLFTLESKADEAGLRQAAETLGVKLLFLPLEALKARKGAAPTHSPRVQAMFGVGSVAEAAALVGAGPGSRLLAPRVATPYVACALAIGAEESE
- the cbiE gene encoding precorrin-6y C5,15-methyltransferase (decarboxylating) subunit CbiE produces the protein MEKWLSIIGIGEAGIESLPPAARALIANARLIIGGARHLALIGDAAAEKLSWPSPLTDALPRLLAERGSPTVVLASGDPFFYGVGDLISRHVSREEIFVIPSPSAFSLAAARLGWSQQDCALLSLHGRAFERLTPHLQPHARLLALSWDETTPARIAQRLTANGMGASRLIVLERLGGPKERIHETRADAFCLDDVAALNTVAIEIVADPSARMIPRAPGLPDDWFENDGQLTKREIRAVTLSALAPRKGETLWDVGAGSGSISIEWMLSDPSNRAVAIERDALRAARIARNALALGTPDLEIVTGAAPQALLDLQAPDAIFIGGGANAETLEAAWRALPAHGRIVVNAVTLETQTLLTQAFEEKGGDLTHLQISRARPVGRFHALDPAMAVLQWRGVKA
- the cobJ gene encoding precorrin-3B C(17)-methyltransferase — its product is MSGRLYIVGLGPADERWLTLEAREALVEAQDIIGYEPYVARVPLREGQTRLASDNRVELDRAREALTRAQGGRIVAVVSGGDPGVFAMAAAVFEAVDHGPQEWRDLDIRVLPGVSAMQAAAARLGAPLGHDFCAISLSDNLKPWDVIEKRLEHAARGDFVIALYNPASRARPTRIADAFALLRRFLPGETFVGLAKSVGREKEEIILTQLDGVDPAQVDMATLVVIGASGTRRIARRGARDWVYSSRKAL
- the cobN gene encoding cobaltochelatase subunit CobN; translation: MHLLPRDLHSLDDAGAATDLKQTPGDIVFLSFSDSELRLVARLHDEARERLASLRCAQLAQLTHPYSVDLYLDSVARHAKLIVVRLLGGKDYWAYGVEQVAALARAHDVALAVVPGDTVADMRLAQASTLDAAALHRIWRFFQEGGRDNLRSFLAYASTLAGRPAAWRESAPVSSAGRFDAACFSAAGDAPRATIVFYRSLYLADDVAPIEALAEALGARGFAVDALYVASLKESESEAFVAQSLDRFAPDVIVNATAFSARRDGGCVLDRADAPVLQVALATSTRAAWAASARGANGADLAMNVVLPEVDGRIFTRAISFKETAARGAAELAEPRHAPELSRIAFVADLTANLARLRRKPNGEKSIALILSDYPARRGRGGYAIGLDAEASVAEIVEALKEAGYSVGPPLHQANEAAHLSPARLIRALEEGAESVDFALVDYTRLLTALPDNFVAGVNETWGAPQDDPAIEDGAFRFSCLTAGNLVVALQPDRGARAERYETYHDMQRPPRHAYVAFYLWLRHVRRMDALIHLGAHGTLEWLPGKSVMLSPDCAPEVVLGPTPLIYPFIVNDPGEAAQAKRRTSAVVIGHLTPPLVQAEVYDKAQRIETLLDEYAAAASLDPRRARLIAEAIVDEAERSGLAQECGATRETDLAETLARLDAWMCDLKELRIGDGLHVFGRAHADPARNACAASERRALIAALAGRFVEPGPAGAPSRGRADVMPTGRNLYCIDPRHAPTQTAYDIGRRAAREIMTNHAQTHGEFPRAIMLDLWGSAAIRTGGEDFAQALALMGVAPRWDDASARVIGFEILPQAKLDFPRVDVTLHVSGLFRDMFPGLIALFDDAVRAVAALDEDADFNPLKEASDLARIFGAAQGSYGLGVSDKVVRGEWGSRDDLAQAFLSAGGHALDRNGESAPARDAFSAQVARADAHVHVQDMAEVDVLTGPAFVDYEGGFAAANKMLGGDAALVHLDATRPDALRARPLKDEVARVLRMRLANPRWLDGQMRHGHRGGAEIAEAIDNLYAFAATSGLVSDAQFELAFSATLGDENVRDFLGRENPRALEAIARVFSDALARQLWRTRRNSVQDVLADIGGADVGRA
- the cobG gene encoding precorrin-3B synthase; amino-acid sequence: MSGAPEIKGRRPGAPEVKGWCPGAYAPMQSNDGLLMRAKIVGSRIAAAQIEALAEIASACGNGLIDLSQRAQLQLRGVSEATLGDALQRLDAAGLLAPDADAERVTNIVAAPLAGLGVGAFDANALAAELAQGLQADASLRALPPKFLFAIDDGGPPPLDDVEADIRIEAAQGDRVAVSLAGGDDRAAVLDPAEAVPAALSLARAFVGLRDGAFELRRMRRLVARLGVDAVMNKAEIIAEAYVRPRQAAPAAFLGAVGTSVCYAGVAAPFGRWTAAELLRLAALAREHGSSELRLTPWRAFLIPTETREAAQRIVAEAAARGLIVSSDDPRLAVVACPGAPECPQAQGETRAHLARLAPLAQKLAGTDGVGLHLSGCAKGCARPKSAPVTLIASNGLFDLVENGGAGDAAHLKGLTIDALESALAARTKEKLCPTP